One window of Desulfarculus baarsii DSM 2075 genomic DNA carries:
- a CDS encoding putative porin, producing MYKFTKMVGVAALALGLALSVGVANAATQAELEAKIKSLESTLNTLKTDLHQVQVKQAAPAEEVKLPGWVERMKFSGDLRLRWESTRFDDLNKKSKDGNDRLRTRLRFGVESQIHEDVEVGLRMATGSDSDGTSTNQTNGNYFGEFSSWGIDRAYVKYTPSFVPQKAIDLSVGKVKNPFLTSKVIWDEDVVPEGAFLKATLFKECKIQPWVLGTVMTVYQPGEADENIYAYAGQIGLNADFDAFKAEAGVSYTDWQDLGNPGYLPPAIHGNPTYTQAGSTRMSQFKVWDFIAKASYKFSEQGAVNAWGHYVNNTDAEGPYSSADTAWGAGIGAKYAQFGADFWYKDVEGNATPGFISDSDSGYVNEKTWALGVSYQAWKYGLFKVTYFDGENIDDKMQGATNDFQTLFIEAIFKF from the coding sequence ATGTATAAGTTTACCAAAATGGTCGGCGTCGCCGCCCTGGCTCTGGGCCTGGCCCTGAGCGTGGGCGTGGCCAACGCCGCCACCCAGGCCGAGCTCGAGGCGAAGATCAAGTCGCTGGAGAGCACCCTGAACACCCTGAAGACCGACCTGCATCAGGTCCAGGTCAAGCAGGCCGCCCCGGCCGAGGAAGTCAAGCTGCCTGGTTGGGTCGAGCGCATGAAGTTCAGTGGCGACCTGCGCCTGCGTTGGGAGTCCACCCGCTTCGACGACCTGAACAAGAAGTCCAAGGACGGCAACGATCGCCTGCGCACCCGCCTGCGCTTCGGCGTCGAGAGCCAGATCCACGAGGACGTTGAGGTCGGCCTGCGCATGGCTACCGGTTCCGACTCCGACGGCACCAGCACCAACCAGACCAACGGCAACTACTTCGGCGAGTTCAGCAGCTGGGGCATCGACCGGGCGTACGTGAAGTACACCCCCAGCTTCGTTCCCCAGAAGGCCATCGACCTGAGCGTTGGTAAGGTCAAGAATCCCTTCCTGACCTCCAAGGTGATCTGGGACGAGGACGTGGTGCCCGAGGGCGCGTTCCTGAAGGCCACCCTGTTCAAGGAGTGCAAGATTCAGCCCTGGGTGCTGGGCACGGTCATGACCGTCTACCAGCCCGGCGAAGCTGACGAGAACATCTACGCCTACGCTGGCCAGATCGGCCTGAACGCCGACTTCGACGCCTTCAAGGCCGAGGCTGGCGTCAGCTACACCGACTGGCAGGACCTTGGCAACCCCGGCTACCTGCCCCCCGCCATTCACGGCAACCCGACCTACACCCAGGCTGGCAGCACCCGCATGAGCCAGTTCAAGGTGTGGGACTTCATCGCCAAGGCTAGCTACAAGTTCAGCGAGCAGGGCGCCGTCAACGCTTGGGGTCACTACGTGAACAACACCGACGCCGAGGGTCCCTACAGCAGCGCCGACACCGCGTGGGGCGCTGGCATCGGCGCCAAGTACGCTCAGTTCGGCGCCGACTTCTGGTACAAGGACGTCGAGGGCAACGCCACTCCGGGCTTCATCTCCGACAGCGATTCCGGTTACGTCAACGAGAAGACCTGGGCCCTGGGTGTGAGCTACCAGGCGTGGAAGTACGGCCTGTTCAAGGTCACCTACTTCGACGGCGAGAACATCGACGACAAGATGCAGGGCGCCACCAACGACTTCCAGACCCTGTTCATCGAGGCCATCTTCAAGTTCTAG
- the pstC gene encoding phosphate ABC transporter permease subunit PstC, with amino-acid sequence MTTVSQADSAVIDDGEAMELRTLPQASIASNGGPEREVWIRRVFIFCGLFSLLVMGLIVVFLFSEGAGVLGAVSLGDFLLGHYWYPTYEPPDLGILPLIVGSASVTLVSSAIAVPLGVGAALYIGEVAGHRAREIIKPGVELLASLPSVVLGFVGMVIIAPELQRWLDVPSGLNILSASLMLAIMAIPTITSISEDALRAVPGDLREASLALGATRWETLRKVQVPAALSGIGTGVILGMSRAMGETMVVLMVAGGAAQIPSSIFDSVRPMPATIAAEMGETPVGSAHYHALFAIAIVLFMMTLGFNLVAAWISKKYQQKGSSTL; translated from the coding sequence ATGACAACTGTTTCTCAGGCCGATTCCGCCGTGATCGACGATGGCGAGGCCATGGAGTTGCGGACTTTGCCACAAGCTTCAATCGCCTCCAATGGCGGCCCCGAGCGCGAGGTCTGGATCAGGCGCGTATTCATCTTCTGTGGCCTGTTCTCGCTTCTGGTCATGGGCCTGATCGTGGTGTTTTTGTTCTCGGAAGGCGCCGGCGTCCTAGGCGCGGTCAGCCTTGGCGATTTTTTGCTGGGCCATTATTGGTATCCCACCTACGAGCCGCCGGATCTGGGCATTTTGCCGCTGATCGTCGGCTCGGCGTCGGTGACGCTGGTCTCCTCGGCCATCGCCGTGCCGCTGGGCGTGGGCGCGGCGCTCTACATCGGCGAGGTGGCCGGTCACCGCGCCCGCGAGATCATCAAGCCCGGCGTGGAGCTGCTGGCCAGCCTGCCCTCGGTGGTGCTGGGCTTCGTGGGCATGGTCATCATCGCCCCGGAGCTGCAAAGATGGTTGGATGTGCCCAGCGGGCTCAACATCCTCAGCGCTTCGTTGATGCTGGCGATCATGGCCATCCCCACCATCACCAGCATCAGCGAGGACGCCCTGCGCGCGGTGCCCGGCGACCTGCGCGAGGCCTCCCTGGCCCTGGGCGCGACCCGCTGGGAGACCCTGCGCAAGGTGCAGGTGCCGGCGGCGCTCAGCGGCATCGGCACGGGGGTGATCCTGGGCATGAGCCGGGCCATGGGCGAGACGATGGTCGTGTTGATGGTGGCCGGCGGAGCGGCGCAGATACCTTCTAGCATCTTCGACTCGGTGCGGCCCATGCCGGCGACCATCGCCGCCGAGATGGGCGAGACGCCGGTGGGCTCGGCCCACTATCACGCCTTGTTCGCCATCGCCATCGTGCTGTTCATGATGACGCTGGGCTTCAACCTTGTCGCGGCATGGATCAGCAAGAAATACCAACAAAAAGGATCGTCCACGCTATGA